One segment of Stenotrophomonas sp. SAU14A_NAIMI4_8 DNA contains the following:
- a CDS encoding outer membrane protein assembly factor BamD translates to MIRRSAMLSAPVRLTALLLVLVIAATGCHRGAKKGDRPDEGTPVEQLYDKSHALMKGGNWSGAEASFRRLVAQYPYGPYTEQAMIETAYAQYKAGKHDDAVSSIDRFIRTYPTHRNIAYLYYLRGLANSNRNTVFLRRVWSLDPSRRDLSTPHQAYADFNIVVDRYPNSRYAADARQRMIVLRDVFAQHELDNALYYLRREAYVSAAGRANFLLETYPQSAYQYDAVAVLGEAYTHLGNKTLADDARRVLTLNQPTHPWLEGKWPKYPWMIRKLNPFAGEKSASTGQRNARLEKK, encoded by the coding sequence ATGATCCGACGCTCCGCCATGCTCTCCGCGCCCGTCCGCCTCACCGCCCTGCTGCTGGTGCTGGTCATCGCCGCCACCGGTTGCCACCGCGGTGCCAAGAAGGGGGATCGCCCCGATGAAGGCACGCCTGTCGAACAGCTGTACGACAAGAGCCACGCGCTCATGAAGGGCGGCAACTGGAGCGGCGCCGAAGCCAGCTTCCGCCGTCTGGTGGCCCAGTACCCGTACGGCCCGTACACCGAACAGGCGATGATCGAGACCGCCTACGCCCAGTACAAGGCCGGCAAGCACGATGACGCGGTGTCCAGCATCGACCGCTTCATCCGCACCTACCCGACCCACCGCAACATCGCCTACCTGTACTACCTGCGCGGCCTGGCCAACTCCAATCGCAATACGGTTTTCCTGCGCCGCGTATGGTCGCTGGATCCCAGCCGCCGCGATCTGTCGACCCCGCACCAGGCCTATGCCGACTTCAACATCGTGGTGGACCGTTACCCGAACAGCCGCTACGCCGCCGATGCGCGCCAGCGCATGATCGTGCTGCGTGACGTGTTCGCCCAGCACGAGCTGGACAACGCCCTGTACTACCTGCGCCGCGAAGCCTATGTTTCCGCCGCCGGCCGCGCCAACTTCCTGCTGGAAACCTACCCGCAGAGCGCGTACCAGTACGACGCCGTGGCGGTGCTGGGCGAAGCCTACACCCACCTGGGCAACAAGACGCTGGCCGACGATGCCCGCCGCGTGCTGACCCTGAACCAGCCCACCCACCCGTGGCTGGAAGGCAAGTGGCCCAAGTACCCGTGGATGATCCGCAAGCTGAACCCGTTCGCCGGCGAGAAGTCCGCCAGCACCGGCCAGCGCAACGCACGGCTGGAAAAGAAGTAA
- a CDS encoding thiol-disulfide oxidoreductase DCC family protein: MPPAVIVFDGVCALCSRWVRFLLRFDRHGRYRFAAMQGAHGSGLLRAHGLDPNDPLSFLLVDAQGAWTDTNAILRVLAGLGGPWRLAGALRVLPQAWRDRAYRVLARNRYRWFGRHEACFLPSAEQAARFLD; encoded by the coding sequence ATCCCGCCAGCCGTGATCGTCTTCGACGGCGTCTGCGCGCTGTGCAGCCGCTGGGTGCGCTTCCTGCTGCGCTTCGACCGCCACGGCCGCTACCGCTTCGCCGCCATGCAGGGCGCGCACGGCAGTGGCCTGTTGCGCGCGCACGGGCTGGACCCGAACGACCCGCTGTCCTTCCTGCTGGTGGACGCACAGGGCGCCTGGACCGACACCAACGCGATCCTGCGGGTGTTGGCCGGCCTGGGCGGGCCGTGGCGGCTGGCCGGCGCGCTGCGCGTGCTGCCGCAGGCGTGGCGCGACCGCGCGTACCGCGTGTTGGCGCGCAACCGCTACCGCTGGTTCGGGCGCCACGAGGCCTGCTTCCTGCCCAGCGCGGAACAGGCCGCGCGCTTCCTGGATTGA
- the pgeF gene encoding peptidoglycan editing factor PgeF, translated as MAAALPLLQADWPAPPGVRALTTRRHGAGISPAPFDQFNLGNRHAADGDTPANVEHNRQLLQQGLALPSAPHWLRQVHSSTVLRFNAPPQAGASEPVADASVTSERGVVLAILTADCLPVVFAAADGSEVGAAHAGWRGLADGMLEHTVAAMSTAPAQLRAWLGPAAGPQDYEIGEEVYHAFVGHDPVAAAAFVATRQGHWKVDLFALARQRLQSAGLDPANIHGGTVSTMADPDLYSHRRDRRTGRMATLVWMA; from the coding sequence ATGGCCGCCGCACTGCCGCTGCTGCAGGCTGACTGGCCGGCACCGCCGGGAGTGCGGGCGCTGACCACCCGTCGCCACGGCGCAGGTATTTCGCCGGCGCCGTTCGACCAGTTCAACCTGGGCAACCGGCATGCTGCCGATGGCGATACCCCGGCCAACGTGGAGCACAACCGCCAGCTGCTGCAGCAGGGCCTGGCGCTGCCGTCGGCGCCGCACTGGCTGCGCCAGGTACACAGCAGCACGGTGCTGCGCTTCAACGCGCCGCCGCAGGCAGGCGCCAGCGAGCCGGTGGCCGATGCGTCGGTCACCTCTGAACGGGGCGTGGTGCTGGCCATCCTGACCGCCGATTGCCTGCCGGTGGTGTTTGCCGCCGCCGATGGCAGCGAAGTGGGCGCCGCCCATGCCGGGTGGCGCGGGCTGGCCGACGGCATGCTGGAACACACGGTGGCGGCGATGAGCACCGCCCCGGCGCAGCTGCGCGCCTGGCTGGGCCCGGCGGCCGGGCCGCAGGACTACGAAATCGGCGAAGAGGTGTACCACGCCTTCGTCGGCCACGACCCGGTGGCCGCGGCCGCATTCGTGGCCACCCGCCAGGGGCACTGGAAGGTGGACCTGTTCGCGTTGGCGCGGCAGCGCCTGCAGAGCGCGGGCTTGGATCCGGCCAACATCCATGGTGGCACGGTGTCCACCATGGCCGACCCGGATCTGTATTCGCACCGCCGCGATCGCCGTACCGGGCGCATGGCCACCCTGGTGTGGATGGCATGA
- the rluD gene encoding 23S rRNA pseudouridine(1911/1915/1917) synthase RluD codes for MSEQTSESARQAIVPDTAAGRRFDAVVAELFPEYSRSRLTEWIKSGDVLLDGAQARPRDPLRGGEVVSLTVVLDTQTDAQPEDIPLDVLFEDEHLLVINKPVGLVVHPGAGNHSGTLVNALLYRDPSVAVLPRAGIVHRLDKDTSGVMVVARTLEAQTALVEQLAARDVHRQYLAVVMGALVAGGTADAPIDRHPRDRLKMGVREDGKEAVTHYRLRERFRAHTALECRLETGRTHQIRVHMAHLRHPIVGDPLYGGALKLPKGASDELVAALRGFKRQALHAETLEFVHPITGQPVRNSAPVPADMLHLMKVLREDSEAFAARERDRW; via the coding sequence ATGTCTGAACAAACTTCCGAATCGGCCCGCCAGGCCATCGTTCCCGATACCGCCGCCGGCCGGCGTTTCGACGCCGTTGTGGCCGAGCTGTTCCCCGAATATTCCCGCTCGCGCCTGACCGAGTGGATCAAATCCGGCGATGTGCTGCTGGACGGCGCCCAGGCCCGCCCGCGCGACCCGCTGCGCGGCGGCGAGGTGGTGAGCCTGACCGTCGTGCTGGACACCCAGACCGACGCCCAGCCCGAAGACATCCCGCTGGACGTGCTGTTCGAGGATGAGCACCTGCTGGTGATCAACAAGCCGGTGGGCCTGGTGGTGCACCCCGGCGCCGGCAACCACAGCGGCACCCTGGTGAACGCCCTGCTGTACCGCGACCCGTCGGTGGCCGTGCTGCCGCGCGCCGGCATCGTGCACCGCCTGGACAAGGACACCAGCGGCGTGATGGTGGTGGCCCGTACCCTAGAAGCGCAGACCGCGCTGGTGGAACAGCTGGCCGCGCGCGATGTGCACCGCCAGTACCTGGCCGTGGTGATGGGCGCGCTGGTGGCCGGCGGTACCGCCGATGCCCCGATCGACCGCCACCCGCGCGACCGCCTGAAGATGGGCGTGCGCGAAGATGGCAAGGAAGCGGTGACCCATTACCGCCTGCGCGAGCGCTTCCGCGCCCACACCGCGCTGGAGTGCCGCCTGGAAACCGGCCGCACCCACCAGATCCGCGTGCACATGGCGCACCTGCGCCACCCGATCGTGGGTGACCCGCTGTACGGCGGCGCGCTGAAGCTGCCCAAGGGCGCCAGCGACGAACTGGTGGCCGCACTGCGCGGCTTCAAGCGCCAGGCGCTGCACGCTGAAACCCTGGAGTTCGTGCACCCGATCACCGGCCAGCCGGTGCGCAACAGTGCGCCGGTGCCGGCCGACATGCTGCACCTGATGAAGGTGCTGCGCGAAGACAGCGAAGCCTTCGCTGCGCGCGAGCGGGACCGCTGGTAA